A region of Oryzias latipes chromosome 18, ASM223467v1 DNA encodes the following proteins:
- the LOC101168326 gene encoding high affinity immunoglobulin epsilon receptor subunit gamma translates to MAAWGRNPLLGAVLLGMSFGRADALSEPEICYVLDGILFLYGIILTALYCRIKIMSAREAKGAKGGQNVEEGIYTGLTPHATDTYETIGMKK, encoded by the exons ATGGCCGCGTGGGGCAGGAACCCGCTCCTGGGGGCCGTTCTTCTGGGGATGAGCTTTGGGAGAGCTG ACGCGCTCTCCGAGCCGGAGATCTGCTACGTGCTGGACGGCATCCTGTTCTTGTACGGCATCATCCTGACTGCGCTGTACTGCCGGATCAAG ATTATGAGCGCCAGAGAGGCTAAAGGAGCTAAAGGCGGCCAG AACGTGGAGGAGGGCATCTACACG GGCCTGACTCCTCACGCCACAGACACGTATGAGACCATCGGCATGAAGAAGTGA